Genomic segment of Eupeodes corollae chromosome 2, idEupCoro1.1, whole genome shotgun sequence:
GTgctcttgttttaattttgacaactCCCTTTTAAGATTAAACTATCAAAATATGTACACTTAAAGGTGTATAGCTTTATTTCGTCACTTTTGCCAGTAAACATTGTACTCTTGTTTAAAGTTTGACAACTCCATTTTAAGACTAAACTATCAAAATATGTAGACTTAAAGGTGTATAGCTTTATTTCGTCAAGTTTGCCAGTTTCTGGGAActaatgttttctttagtaaaagGAGACGAAAAATATGTAGACTTTAAAGGTGTATAGCTTTATTTCGTCAAGTTTGCTAGTGAACATTGAATTCTCGTTTCAAgtttggcaacactattttaagcgattaaactatcaaataaaatacatcAACACTCAATCAAACTTAATCTCCAAATCTCATTGAACAAATGGGTTTAAACATcttttaaactgtcaaaaatttgatagaATTAAGTGATTTATTGTTATCGTTGGTAGTTTTTGCACTGATaatcttgtttttgttgatattttctaGATTTAAGTTTGTACTCTGATATTTCGAAACCTTGACCTTAATTAATGCCGACTCATTCAGAATACTTATCAGACATCGTCTAAGAATGCGAATCACATTTGcatttcaaatcaaaaccaTTAGTTGCTTAAATTTCCTGCTGCAATCTGAAGTACTTGAACATCAACAGATGCACTTATGAGTACATCAAAGTTCATTGAAATATTacaattatcaattttaaaagaaaatattgttttatttatattatattgttaCAGATTACAGGGTTGTGGTATGGAAGTGAAATAATCGCACATACCGAAAGCAGTCCAGGAACTTATTACTATGATACTTGTGTTTTAATTCATTTGACCGATATCACGCAACAAGTATGTACTCAGTTTCTTccttgttttgttcttgtttttaattagaGTTTACTCCactcttaatttatttatataaagatgGCAGCAACAACAGAAAGGGCTTATGCACATGGCGGTAGTTATAAAAAGTCACCTCATCTACGACAAGATCCGCATAATCGTTACTTACGACTGGCTTGGAATGAAAGGGAAAATGATTTGGAATATACTCTTAACTATACGGAAGCTAATCCAGGTCTATGGATGAGTATTGGTGATCAGCGGGGGACGATGTTAGACTTGCAGTACAGTCAATTTCGGGGAACTATTCAAGTGGCGAAGGCTGTACATGATCATATAGTTCTGACGTTTTGTGACTTCAAAGTGAATAGTACGTTTTTCACGATTGTACTAACGAGACAGAAGCAAGGATTGGGAGAAGACGTAAGTTGATTTTGGTTTCGTTAAAATAATTATGCATTGCATGATATTGTCGtttcaactgtcaaaactaaaaaatggtcATGTTGAGGCGACATAAGGCAAGATTCTAGTATCTGTTTGGCTTGCTGCCAAAATAGTGTCCTccaattaaagcaactttattggaaagctgactggaaagttagtcaagagtAGGGAAGATTCCCAACTACCTttcacttatgtcaaaatgacagctgatcataaagtttttattcaactgaaagctgaactttattaatctacgatttatttattttctgcataatTCCAATTGTCATATGGAAAAATAGTAAGTAATACTCCTTTAAAGTATAAAATACAAGTCGATAGGACTTGTAGCTTGCGTGAGGaatgttttgtagaaaatttaCGTTAAAAAATACGATTGACTGCAAATGAGGTcctttatgttgtctgaacctggcACTAGTATCAGTAGATTAAAGGAACTAGTATCAGTAGATTAAAGAAAACGCAAACAAAT
This window contains:
- the LOC129947953 gene encoding uncharacterized protein LOC129947953; this encodes MYRLHAIVLILCGILITISRGDTIEDGTKQTQSQFCKNVRSQHSLNIQEITGLWYGSEIIAHTESSPGTYYYDTCVLIHLTDITQQMAATTERAYAHGGSYKKSPHLRQDPHNRYLRLAWNERENDLEYTLNYTEANPGLWMSIGDQRGTMLDLQYSQFRGTIQVAKAVHDHIVLTFCDFKVNSTFFTIVLTRQKQGLGEDGLRSIRSLLARRGLATDSIRKVCSSSATHIISSMTLSIILSMFLFLRSN